The Porites lutea chromosome 7, jaPorLute2.1, whole genome shotgun sequence genome includes the window CAGAGCAGGAGAGTTCCTCTCCAGTTACCCAGGCTTATGACGGTCTCTGCCGCAGTCTCAAGTTTACCACACCAGTCAAAGGGTCCGTTTTCGATGGCCACGtgatcaaaaacatttctttaagCGTGGGAATGCATGAGGTCACTTGTAGAGATCGATGTGTTATGGAAGGCACCTGTGTGTCGTTCAACATCGGTCCACCGACAAACGACACAGTTATTTGTCAACTGAGTGACTCAGATCACACCCTCCACCCCCGTGATCTGAAGCTACAGGCGGGTTTTACTTATAGGGGCGCTGAGGTAAAAACATATCGACATATCAAAAACCCATGTATATACATTGCAATTTACAACATTGAGCCATCATTCATCACTTACAAAAACCCACACCATCACCATACGCACTTTAATCATCACCTCCTTCTGACTACCATCGCCACTGTTATCATAACTGCCACTAAGGTGACGATTTATTTACTGAAACCTCCCTTGACACTAAGAAACAGGTATTTTAAAAAGCAATgtgataaacagaaaaatgcCATAGACCTGCCAGGTAAACGTTTAAGAGTCTGACAGAAGTTAGATGAGAAAAGGCCCCAAGTCAATCCTGAGAAGAAATTTCTGTGTCACACGACAAGTTATTCTCGGAATAGAAAAGGGAAGCGCAATAACAAGCAACCAATACAGGTTCCTTGCATTTGTATGAAGTTAATTACCAGCAGGCATTCCATTCTTATCAGAACCCATGTTCCAGCAGCCCATGCTTCTATAATGGAACTTGCTTCAATGGATTCACACCTAAAAAGTATCTTTGTGTATGCCCAGCTGGTACATATGGAGAACAGTGTGAGAAAGGTATAGTCATAATATTAGGCCATAATCGCAAACGAAAATGACATTGCAGAGTATAAACTTTCAAACTAGAAGAcaaatacaaggaaaaaaaaattttctactAAAAAAAGTTGAGTTAGTGACCAGAACGGTAATGAGAGAGGCCCGCATTATCTGTTATGAGTTGTTACATCAAATGAAGGGTGTTTTCATAGACACACTTTGAGAACTTTTTTACCTCCGCGTAGCACGCAACGGTTAGTAAATATTTATTACCTCAACTATGACAGTTCGCCCAGACGTTAGCAATTTATAGTGGACGGGAGGTGGCGAAGCGTTAAATAAATGTAACGTGGCGTTTCCCCACCttattcaaaaagaaaaaatgaagagaaaaaacgGCTGATCGGAGGCAAAGAGGTTTCATGACTGCTTGTATAGCTACTATAGCTCTACTGTAGCTCTCTAGCGTCGTATTCGTTTTATTACATGGACAGGAGTGTTTCACAGGGATCTAAGCACTCTTTGAACCAATGTGACTACTATACATCAACAACTGAGAGGCGTATTTTTTGCATGCGCCTCCCGGCCATCGATCGGCCTCGGTTGTTAACATTCTCCTCGGACTGCATAATTATTAACATCAGTCATACTCCGCCTCATTCAGTAACTGTTAAACAGCAATGCCACCCGCTTAATGTAACACATTTTTGTCCTTAGTTGCCAGAAGTTGCAAGGAACTCTACGACAAAAACATGTAAGTAATTACAGCGAAAAATCTGGATTTCCTGCTTTGGCAAATACGGGGCAAAACATATTATACCATAGTTCCTGTGTTACAGGGATTCAAGCCACAAAATTTAGCACGAATATATAGGTCTTATTATTCAGAGAATAAAAACATCACTCTTGTgcttatatacatgtatagcATGCAAATATGTCAATATTTGTTAACCTTTTTGTTATTCTTAGCAGAGGCCCTCCTGCCTTTAGTTAGTACACGCAAAAGGAAATACTCGACTTCTCCCAACTTTTTTCCCAGCCTCCAAAAGCATGGGTTTGAATCTGTtgacacaaaaataaaacatgatGTTCCTCGCAGAAGGCGCACAACCCAACAGTGAGTAGGTGTTCCCACATTCATTGCGGTAAAAAAACACCATACAccgccaacaacaacaacagctccTGGTTATTGCCAATTCAGATCAATAACCATTAAatagtttaataccatcaactgacgtgatgcaattcactttgactctgagGATGACTACTGCAAGGTcttcgaaacgtcagtcactgtcaacagcagtcctatttaggactaAACTCACCCAAACGATCCTATGCCACCGACTtatgaaacaacaactctgtgtAGACCTATTTGTCAGGGGTTACCCAACTAGAGGAGTTTAAAAGTCCTTTCATTTTTCCAATACATGCTGATTTCTGGTATTTCCTTATTACGAAATTAATCTCGCAAATAATTTTTTGCATTCACGCTCATTTCGTCTCGAACTCAGGATTTCTGGTGATAAAGCCTACTTACTGAACTTGGATTCAGTTGTTCTTCCTGTTTACTGTCACATGGCCACTGACCTTGGATCGTGTAGACGTGGTGGATGGACGCTGGTCATGAAGATTGACGGTATTAAGGTATATTGATACTCGTCAGTGCTTATtaccctaatcactattctcagtgcttaaccctaatcaatgCATCGTTGCTTAGCCTTAATAACTATTTTCAGCGCTCTCAACCTAACAACCATGATCAGTTCTTAAACCTGGTACTTTGTGCAGGCATTGTAAGGTGCCGACACTAAGGGTAGGTAAGAAAACACTTTGCAGTTTCCTCAGAATCGATTTCTTATGGCTGTAACACAAACATGAAATCCAGGAACTTCTTCATTGCGCACACAGTTTCTGTATAATGATGACGCCGGAAATGGTATTTAGTTATCCACATCtacttgcttttttttgtttttgttttgtttgtgttctttgtttttctgttttttttttttgttttttttttaactgtttattTGTCTACAACGTTTTGTTGAAGTAAACTGAGAAAGATTGTAACTCTTCAAAAAGCCATAACAGGACAATTAGGATAGCAGCCTGAATGAGCGCCACGTTCCATTCACAATGAATTCGCAATAGAAATATAAACTGACTGCCATTTGATTGTTAATAGTCGCTCAGAAATCTTACAcaatttcccctttttttttattagcagTTTCATGATGACTCTACCCTGGTGAAGAGAAATAAGGCTCAATATAGCACATACAATAGCACGAATGGGATTTAATTCATATTTCTCTTCGTTTTCTTAGAATACCTTTCACTATGACTCTTCTTACTGGAGCAATAAGACTGGACACAGCCTCAACAACGGGGCCACCGGGTTTTCAGATTTTCTGGAGACAAAGCTACCGAGCTACTGGAACTCATCCTTCACTAAGATCTGTCTCGGAATGAGAATCAAAACCAGCTCACAGATAGCCTTTATTGTCATGAACAAGGAGGCCAGATCACTATACTCGCTTATTGCTGACGGACAATACAGCGCGACTTCAATAGGCCGTAACCAGTGGAAGGCGCTGATGGGAGTTGACGCTACCTTGCAAACTTTTTGCGACTACGAAGGGTTCAATGTAGTATGCTCTGACAGCGCAAGTTCACGCGCCAGGATCGGTATCGTGAATAACGACAATGATTTGTGCAACACGTGCGACTCCAGAATTGGGTTTGGTACAGGAGGGTATATTGATGACACAAACACGTGCGGGAACGTTGGGCCTGGCACATCAGATAACGGAGGCAAAAATGTAAAGACCATGGGATACATTTTTGTACAGTAAAAGTAACCAATCGACCcaacattaatttattaattaattaaccaTTCAGTCAGTTTATTACTGATTCAATCATTTTCGTATTTCAAAACAAACGCGCCGTTGAAGCTTCTGAGCTGAGTTCGATGCCTTTAACAAGTGACGGATTCCGTTCAATGTATAAGGGCAGTGTTGACTACACTGCAACGACTCACTTACCGCGCTTTCAAGCACAATTAAATAGAAATACACATCTCAGCCTTCTCAAATTCTAAGGACTGGATTTTTATTTGCTGCTTCACACTAGAAGCCAAcgtcagtgaaaaaaaataaataaataaaaacattcaAGAGACGATAACCACACTATTTTATCACCACTAAACCTCGTACTGGCTTAAATTAACTGTTAACTGTTAACTGTTATATTATGCgctgtataaaaaataaacgtCACCTTCTAACCACCAAACAAACGAATTcattgaacctttttttttttctgtagaaaACGAGGTAACCCACAAAATGAAACCTACGGGATCATTTTCTGCTTCTTCACTTGCAAACGAGAAAAACGATCTTAGTTTATTGGCTCTTGGGGTCTAGAAATACTTATTTCTCTTCCAACTTTTGTAGGTTTCAGTGTGGATTTGTAAGTATACAAAATCCCAATCAACAATCTTTTGAGCCTGTGATCAGGTTCTACTCTTCGTAACGCATGGCAATTAAATTCCGGAAGAGCTCTTCTTGAATTcagcctgatcgcaggttaacgTTGTCTTTGTTACTTAGCTTTCTTGAGCCAATTAGTTTCGTCCATGAACCTTTATACTGCGATTCTCATTCTCCATCCAGTGGTCCAGTTCCAACTCTTCGATAATTATGGCCTATTTACTCTTATTGGTTTTCTTCCGTAACCACCTAAAGGACATAAGTATTAGCGAATTAAACTCCTCTCTTAAACGAGTTTTGAAGAGCAGGCTTGCATAATGAGCGTTAGCATTATCCACACTCCAGATGCCTCATTTCTAGGAGTGTCtttataaagaaaattttaGAAGGACAAACTTACGGGAACTGTTGTCAACAATTGAATAAGCCCGAAAAAAACAgacagccaacattt containing:
- the LOC140943625 gene encoding uncharacterized protein, whose protein sequence is MGLGMQSGAISDGQITASSERDSAHAVIYGRLFYTAHSGGWVASLSNTNHWLQIDLGEQTAHIGLTATQGRHGQSQWVTKYKLQYSDLGTSFLFYKQQGQSNDKIFNGNTDSNTVVYHFLFPPITTRYVGFRPLTWKAVIAMRVELVGCRPSNEQESSSPVTQAYDGLCRSLKFTTPVKGSVFDGHVIKNISLSVGMHEVTCRDRCVMEGTCVSFNIGPPTNDTVICQLSDSDHTLHPRDLKLQAGFTYRGAENPCSSSPCFYNGTCFNGFTPKKYLCVCPAGTYGEQCEKVARSCKELYDKNMISGDKAYLLNLDSVVLPVYCHMATDLGSCRRGGWTLVMKIDGIKNTFHYDSSYWSNKTGHSLNNGATGFSDFLETKLPSYWNSSFTKICLGMRIKTSSQIAFIVMNKEARSLYSLIADGQYSATSIGRNQWKALMGVDATLQTFCDYEGFNVVCSDSASSRARIGIVNNDNDLCNTCDSRIGFGTGGYIDDTNTCGNVGPGTSDNGGKNVKTMGYIFVQ